The following are encoded in a window of Dictyostelium discoideum AX4 chromosome 6 chromosome, whole genome shotgun sequence genomic DNA:
- the nup98 gene encoding hypothetical protein, whose translation MFGGQFGSFGAKPAATASPFGAPSAAPTTSLFGSTAPSSGFGGFGSTAQTTQPTTGGFGGFGGFGGATTTQQPAASPFGGGGTGGSGLFGSSAQTTTQQPGASPFGGGFGTTTTTTTQQPGASPFGGTGGGLFGSSAQTTTQQQGASPFGGFGGATTTQPSLLSGATGGFGGFGGSTTSGTQLGGGGGATSGAFGGSSSPFGGSGGATTSSPFGGGGGSFGATTQKQYGTPIPYQQTTIEGNTFVSISAMPQYNDRSFEELRFEDITHRKDIVYKTGGGSGGGNSLFGSTPTTQPSSPFGAQTTTQTTGGLFGGQTTTSPFGGQTSATPGSSLFGSTQPTQQQTSGGLFGSVQPTQQQAGGGLFGSMPSTGGSSLFGSTQPTQQQTGGAQPTQSLFGGQTQTTTSPFGSQTSTPFGQPQQTNTGSGLFGAQQTQQTNTGGGLFGAQPTQQTSGGGLFGTQPTSGTGLFGTSPTAGGTGLFGTTQPTSQGTGLFGTTQPTTQGTGLFGTSPTSGTGLFGSTPTSGTGLFGSTPTSGTGLFGSAQPPQNQQSQTSLFGNTGTGATNTGTGLFGSAQPSSNPGGGLFGSAQPSTTTGGLFGSNQPTAQPTTSLFGNTTGSVGGLGATPNITSGLFGSNPAQTGGLFGSTQPTTQTSLFGNTGSTGGLGAQNGGGLFGNLSQPTATAGQGLSGGLFGNLSQPTATAGQGLSSGGLFGNTLLGQPSTQGLSSALPTLGLGLMGGQPQQTQQLPQGSLMLQQTQQPLQQQPLQQQQQPLQQSTIQLNNQINSASPYFPISSPAPFATFVKDLTSTSKVVSPPSYTQRSLSHHGYIPKSTTKLVPRRGPNNVDLGFSVIQNQNGLFPIDKFITKHSKSLNINTTNETEDTLRSLNTKSSSLFNNNNNNNNNNNNRNVNTNVNDYQNNGLPSSSLYNSNINQLSNNNNNNNNIYNNNNNNNINNNNNNNNISTQFNLRNNQSSSDNLNNDKSLSSSSSNKSQQQQQKEQKEEQPPKPIKEKEFINPNAPKLTRDGYQCVPSIKELSKKTDKELSSVQGFTISRDGCGSIYFPGSTNLVALDLDDIVDIEPREVSVYKDEETKPEIGYGLNRDAVVTLENCWPKNKNGEVVKEDGTILDKYENALKKVSAKSDCGFVSYSRSNGTWVFTVKHFSKYSAPDFDEDDQQMQQQTQQKQQQTQPSKVTFQQPSTKLTKPKFTANLDNFDSDSETSSGDENQDEMVPQKKTPFIKRVSNRESGLFDTPSVVPMSEKIETTPSKIARVSEPTSQSSRMSNNALKFSTFNPQQQQLQSSRFKSTGLSILSNPVKNLIQSDVNNEQSMFSNTTTTSTTRIQPLPSQQHLVQPIPTTISLNKNYFSKVRIDPQVYDRIVPKEESITNQYRMKNERLNHSTQDVSLFMRRSFRVGWAPGGKLISITKSSFKNLLIKKLPTDTKEDKKESIIKFLKNHHSHSSLVPENLKSIGWFSISNVQEQIESQLTLNVPSSQSVYYNRIWSLISNLWGNVLKGNGSKYINTNYSEDTIRKLNLNQWLKDVIAPLLRDEMDSLRKKTNSNYLEQIFSYLSAKQIKEASDLANENKDFRLATMMSQIWSSSESGKELILKQLTTYHSNGSDEFINEKRLEILHLIAGSVNKIYKNLNDWIRCFAVSFWFKYSLEYSIEDSVENFERSFNAHRSVYPLPPYLIKSTSTNSKQIEEQQHYYDICFLLLKLFAVNRGSSHFDKFKNIFYPENIGQDLLDYHLSWNLYTVLKSIPSLNKQPDLVNASNLHSSFALQLERLGLWQWSIYVLLHTPDQSNHVREEAVKSLIARAAPVITSEDRVFLTTKLHIPEIWIDEAKAWYSGYDCNNDIYDQIDALFKSYQYTKIHDIIFSNIGPNYIIQKRYHSLKDLLIRLEPHSSFISTWRYGGSIFLEFADICIQYKEILSQLSNTAEEIQRTKYYVNLKDITTRIVNILSDISKITQSSEIKNTSASYKQSLSFMSEALITKASLLRDLPESIVKLVSTNNLVSTLNSLPLTQDYRSKNLESLTDQIQDTLLNSIYQ comes from the exons ATGTTTGGTGGTCAATTTGGTTCATTCGGTGCAAAACCAGCTGCAACTGCATCACCATTCGGTGCTCCATCCGCTGCACCAACAACTTCATTGTTTGGTTCAACAGCTCCATCATCag gATTTGGAGGATTTGGATCAACAGCACAGACAACACAACCAACAACAGGTGGATTTGGAGGATTTGGTGGATTTGGAGGAGCAACAACTACACAGCAACCAGCAGCAAGTCCATTTGGTGGTGGAGGAACAGGTGGTAGTGGATTATTTGGATCATCAGcacaaacaacaacacaGCAACCAGGTGCAAGTCCATTTGGTGGTGGATTTGgtacaactactacaacaactacacaGCAACCAGGCGCAAGTCCATTTGGCGGAACAGGTGGTGGATTATTTGGATCATCAGcacaaacaacaacacaaCAACAAGGTGCAAGTCCATTTGGTGGATTTGGAGGAGCAACTACAACAcaaccatcattattatcaggTGCCACTGGTGGTTTTGGTGGTTTTGGTGGTTCTACAACTTCAGGTACTCAAttaggtggtggtggtggtgcaaCAAGTGGTGCATTTGGTGGTTCATCAAGTCCAtttggtggtagtggtggtgcaACCACATCAAGTCcatttggtggtggtggtggtagtttcGGAGCAACCACTCAAAAACAATATGGAACACCAATTCCATATCAACAAACTACAATTGAAGGTAATACATTCGTTTCAATCTCTGCTATGCCACAATATAACGATAGATCATTTGAGGAATTAAGATTTGAAGATATCACTCATAGAAAGGATATAGTTTATAAGACAGGTGGTGgcagtggtggtggtaactCATTGTTTGGTTCAACTCCAACCACTCAACCTTCATCACCATTTGGTGCACAAACAACAACTCAAACCACTGGAGGTTTATTCGGTGGTCAAACTACTACCTCACCATTTGGTGGTCAAACTTCAGCCACTCCAGgttcatcattatttggtTCAACACAACCAACTCAACAACAAACTAGTGGTGGTTTATTTGGTTCAGTACAACCAACCCAACAACAAGCTGGTGGTGGTTTATTCGGTTCAATGCCAAGCACAGGTGgttcatcattatttggtTCAACACAACCAACTCAACAACAAACTGGTGGTG CACAACCAACACAATCATTATTTGGTGGACAAACTCAAACAACCACTTCACCATTTGGTAGTCAAACCTCCACACCATTTGGTCAACCTCAACAAACTAATACTGGAAGTGGATTATTCGGTGCTCAACAAACTCAACAAACTAATACTGGAGGTGGATTATTCGGTGCCCAACCAACTCAACAAACTAGTGGTGGTGGATTATTCGGTACTCAACCAACCTCTGGAACTGGGTTGTTTGGTACGTCACCAACAGCAGGAGGTACAGGTTTATTTGGCACAACACAACCAACATCCCAAGGTACAGGTTTATTTGGTACAACACAACCAACAACTCAAGGTACCGGTTTATTTGGTACATCACCAACCTCTGGTACAGGTTTATTTGGTTCAACACCAACCTCTGGTACAGGTTTATTTGGCTCAACCCCAACATCTGGTACAGGTTTATTTGGTTCAGCTCAACCAccacaaaatcaacaatctCAAACTTCACTCTTTGGTAATACAGGTACAGGTGCAACCAACACTGGCACTGGTCTATTTGGTTCAGCTCAACCATCATCAAACCCAGGTGGTGGTTTATTTGGTTCAGCACAACCATCAACTACTACAGGTGGTCTTTTCGGATCAAACCAACCAACAGCACAACCAACAACTTCATTATTTGGAAATACCACTGGTTCAGTTGGTGGTTTGGGTGCAACACCAAACATAACCAGTGGATTATTTGGTTCAAACCCAGCACAAACTGGTGGATTATTTGGTTCAACACAACCAACCACCCAAACTTCACTCTTTGGAAATACAGGATCAACTGGTGGTTTAGGTGCACAAAATGGTGGTGGATTATTTGGTAATCTTTCACAACCAACCGCAACTGCTGGTCAAGGATTATCAGGTGGATTATTTGGTAATCTTTCACAACCTACTGCAACCGCTGGTCAAGGTTTATCAAGTGGTGGATTGTTTGGTAATACATTATTAGGTCAACCAAGTACACAGGGTTTATCAAGTGCCCTTCCAACATTGGGTTTAGGTTTAATGGGAGGTCAACCACAACAAACTCAACAACTTCCACAAGGCTCATTGATGTTACAACAAACTCAACAAccacttcaacaacaaccactccaacaacaacaacaaccactcCAACAATCAACCatccaattaaataatcaaatcaatTCCGCTTCACCTTATTTCCCAATTTCATCACCAGCACCATTTGCAACATTTGTTAAGGATTTAACATCAACTTCAAAAGTTGTTTCACCACCATCTTACACTCAAAGATCCTTATCACATCATGGTTATATTCCAAAATCAACCACTAAATTAGTACCAAGAAGAGGCCCAAACAATGTAGATCTAGGTTTTTCAGTtatacaaaatcaaaatggtTTATTcccaattgataaatttattacTAAACattcaaaatctttaaatattaatactaCAAATGAAACTGAAGATACTTTAAGATCATTAAATACAAAGAgttcttcattatttaataataataataataataataataataataacaatagaaATGTTAATACAAATGTTAACgattatcaaaataatgGATTACCATCTTCTTCActttataatagtaatattaatcaattaagtaacaacaacaataataataataatatttataataataacaataataataatattaacaacaataataacaataataatatttcaactCAATTTAATTTAAGAAATAATCAATCATCATCTGATAAtcttaataatgataaatctttatcatcctcttcatcaaataaatcacaacaacaacaacaaaaagaacaaaaagaagaacaaccaccaaaaccaattaaagaaaaagaatttataaatccAAATGCACCAAAATTAACAAGAGATGGTTATCAATGTGTCccatcaattaaagaattatcaaAGAAAACTGATAAGGAATTATCATCAGTTCAAGGTTTTACAATTTCAAGAGATGGTTGTGGTTCAATTTATTTCCCTGGTTCAACAAATTTGGTTGCATTAGATTTAGATGATATCGTTGATATTGAACCAAGAGAAGTATCAGTTTATAAGGATGAAGAAACTAAACCAGAGATTGGATATGGTTTGAATCGTGATGCCGTTGTTACATTGGAGAATTGTTGGccaaagaataaaaatggtGAAGTAGTTAAAGAGGATGGTACCATTTTAGATAAATATGAAAATGCCTTAAAGAAAGTTTCTGCTAAATCTGATTGTGGTTTCGTTTCTTATTCAAGATCAAATGGTACTTGGGTATTCACTGTTAAACATTTTAGTAAATATTCAGCACCAGAttttgatgaagatgatcaacaaatgcaacaacaaactcaacaaaaacaacaacaaactcaaCCATCAAAAGTTACATTTCAACAACCATCAACCAAATTGACTAAACCAAAATTCACAGCAAATCTCGATAATTTTGACTCTGATTCTGAAACAAGTTCAGGT gatgAAAATCAAGATGAAATGGTTCCACAAAAGAAAACaccatttattaaaagagtATCAAATAGAGAGTCAGGATTATTTGATACACCATCAGTTGTACCAATGTctgaaaaaattgaaacaacaccatcaaaGATTGCAAGAGTATCGGAACCAACATCTCAATCGAGTAGAATGAGTAACAACGCATTAAAGTTTTCAACATTTaatccacaacaacaacaactacaatcATCAAGATTTAAATCTACTGGTTTATCAATCCTTTCAAATCCAGttaaaaatttgattcaatCAGATGTTAACAATGAACAATCAATGTTTTCcaataccaccactaccagtACCACTAGAATTCAACCATTACCATCACAACAACACTTAGTACAACCAATACCGACtacaatttcattaaataaaaattatttttcaaaggTTAGAATTGATCCACAAGTTTATGATCGTATTGTACCAAAAGAAGAATCAATTACCAATCAATATAGAATGAAAAATGAACGTTTAAATCATAGTACTCAAGatgtatcattatttatGAGAAGATCATTTAGAGTTGGTTGGGCACCTGgtggtaaattaatttcaatcaCAAAGAGCTCCTTTAAGAATTTATTGATTAAAAAGTTACCAACCGATACAAAGGAggataaaaaagaatcaatcaTCAAATTCTTAAAGAATCATCATTCACATAGCAGTTTAGTACCAGAGAATTTGAAATCAATTGGTTGGTTctcaatttcaaatgttcAAGAACAAATTGAATCACAATTAACCCTAAATGTTCCATCAAGTCAATCGGTTTACTATAATAGAATTTGGagtttaatttcaaatctttGGGGTAACGTTTTAAAAGGCAATGGTAGTAAATATATAAACACCAACTACTCTGAAGATACCATTAGAAAGTTAAATCTCAATCAATGGTTAAAGGATGTCATTGCTCCATTGCTTAGAGATGAAATGGATTCTCTTAGAAAAAagacaaattcaaattatctCGAACAAATTTTCTCTTATTTATCTGctaaacaaattaaagaagCCTCTGATTTagcaaatgaaaataaagattttagaTTGGCAACTATGATGTCTCAAATTTGGTCTTCAAGTGAATCTGGTAAAGAGTTGATTTTAAAGCAATTAACAACCTATCATTCAAATGGTTCCgatgaatttataaatgagAAAAGATTAGAaattttacatttaattGCTGGTAGTGTTAATAAGATTTATAAGAATCTAAATGATTGGATTAGATGTTTTGCTGTTAGTTTTTGGTTTAAATATTCTTTGGAATATAGTATTGAAGATTCagttgaaaattttgaaagaTCTTTCAATGCTCATAGATCAGTTTATCCATTACCAccttatttaattaaatcaacctCCACCAATAGTAAACAAAttgaagaacaacaacattaTTATGATATTTGtttcttattattaaagtTATTTGCTGTAAATCGTGGTTCATCACATTTTGATAAGTTTaagaatattttttatcCAGAGAATATTGGTCAAGATTTATTGGATTATCATTTATCTTGGAATTTATATACcgttttaaaatcaattccaTCATTAAACAAACAACCAGATCTTGTAAATGCAAGTAACCTTCATAGTTCTTTTGCTTTACAACTTGAAAGATTAGGTCTATGGCAATGGTCAATCTATGTTTTACTTCATACTCCAGACCAATCCAATCATGTTAGAGAAGAAGCTGTCAAATCATTGATCGCTAGAGCTGCACCAGTTATTACATCAGAAGATAGAGTGTTCCTAACTACAAAATTACATATTCCAGAGATTTGGATCGATGAAGCTAAAGCATGGTACTCTGGTTACGAttgtaataatgatatttatGATCAAATCGATGCTCTCTTCAAGTCATACCAATACACAAAGATTCACGATATCATTTTCTCAAATATTGGTCCAAACTATATCATTCAAAAGAGATATCATTCACTCAAAGATTTACTCATTAGATTGGAGCCTCACTCTTCTTTTATCTCCACTTGGAGATATGGTGGTTCCATCTTTTTAGAATTTGCCGATATTTGTATTCAATACAAAGAGATACTTTCTCAACTCTCCAATACTGCAGAGGAAATTCAACGTACCAAATATTATGTTAACCTTAAAGATATTACCACTAGAATCGTTAATATCTTATCTGATATTTCAAAAATCACTCAATCctctgaaattaaaaatactaGCGCCTCATACAAACAATCTCTTTCATTTATGTCTGAAGCTCTCATCACTAAAGCTTCTCTTTTAAGAGATCTACCTGAAAGTATTGTAAAATTGGtttcaacaaataatttagtttCAACTTTAAATTCTTTGCCATTAACTCAAGATTATAGatctaaaaatttagaatctTTAACTGATCAAATTCAAGatactttattaaattcaatttatcaataa